A window from Macaca nemestrina isolate mMacNem1 chromosome 8, mMacNem.hap1, whole genome shotgun sequence encodes these proteins:
- the LOC139355876 gene encoding uncharacterized protein has protein sequence MLLLLSLLPLLPPPLLPPPPPPLVLLLLLLLLHDSCFLHLSRHQLQMLEVRNMPFTLGYWFT, from the coding sequence ATGCTGTTGCTATTGTCACTACTGCCTCTcctgccgccgccgctgctgccgccgccgccaccgccgctgGTCCTCCTTCTGCTTTTACTTCTCCTGCATGACAGTTGTTTTCTTCATCTGAGCAGACACCAGCTTCAGATGCTCGAGGTGAGAAACATGCCTTTCACTTTGGGCTACTGGTTTACTTAA